From the genome of Etheostoma spectabile isolate EspeVRDwgs_2016 chromosome 10, UIUC_Espe_1.0, whole genome shotgun sequence, one region includes:
- the fosl1a gene encoding fos-related antigen 1a has product MYRNFGSQERGNPAYTGSVSGSNTLGNTSTTTTEQVQKFTMSGSSQFVPSLNAITTNQDLQWLVQPSIMHPSGPSPSPVPPYPTLSGARPLGPPPSHYLRPGVIRAAANTTASTRRRNDEHLSQEEMERRRVRRERNKLAAAKCRNRRRELTDTLQNETDQLEDEKSSLQKEIAELQKEKDKLELVLEAHRPICKIAESDSDSDPNPSNSSLGGIKLEPQDFSRPGPSTTVPRKTEKPKPKITIPTNQVKLTGSAVATESESLHTPVLTSFTAGMVFTYPSASLDTSGSITSHATTHQGNIHQSQAPEPCGIAHRRSSSSGDQSDHSLHSPTILSL; this is encoded by the exons ATGTATCGAAACTTTGGGAGTCAAGAGAGAGGCAACCCGGCGTACACAGGCAGCGTCTCTGGGTCAAACACCCTAGGAAACAccagcaccaccaccacagAGCAGG TCCAGAAGTTTACAATGTCTGGCAGCAGTCAGTTTGTACCAAGCCTCAATGCCATCACAACCAACCAGGACCTCCAGTGGTTGGTCCAGCCCTCCATCATGCATCCATCGGGCCCTTCACCATCTCCAGTACCTCCCTACCCAACCCTCTCAGGGGCACGGCCTCTGGGTCCACCACCTTCCCATTATCTGAGACCAGGGGTCATAAGAGCAGCTGCAAACACTACTGCTTCAACAAGGCGCCGGAACGATGAACAT TTATCCcaggaagagatggagagacgTAGAGTAAGAAGGGAGCGGAATAAACTGGCAGCAGCAAAATGTCGCAATCGCCGCCGGGAgctgacagacacactgcaaAAT GAGACTGACCAGCTGGAGGATGAAAAGTCCAGTTTACAGAAGGAAATAGCTGAATTACAAAAGGAGAAAGACAAGCTTGAGCTGGTCTTGGAGGCTCACCGTCCCATTTGTAAAATAGCGGAATCAGATTCGGATTCAGACCCAAATCCATCAAATTCCTCTTTGGGAGGCATTAAACTGGAACCACAGGACTTTAGCAGACCTGGGCCCTCAACCACAGTACCAAGAAAGACGGAGAAGCCTAAACCAAAAATAACCATCCCCACCAACCAAGTGAAATTGACTGGATCTGCGGTTGCCACTGAATCGGAGTCTCTCCACACACCGGTTCTCACATCCTTCACAGCTGGTATGGTTTTCACCTACCCCTCTGCTTCTTTAGACACCAGCGGCTCCATCACGTCCCATGCTACAACACATCAGGGAAACATCCACCAGTCTCAAGCCCCAGAGCCCTGTGGGATAGCTCATcgccgcagcagcagcagtggagaCCAATCGGATCACTCCCTGCACTCCCCAACCATCCTGAGTCTGTGA